The following are encoded in a window of Mycolicibacterium tusciae JS617 genomic DNA:
- the steA gene encoding putative cytokinetic ring protein SteA: MKMSALLSRNASSRPGITGTARVDRDIDRLLRRINPGDIVVLDALDLDRITADALVEAGVTAVVNASPSISGRYPNLGPEVLVANGVTLIDDTGDEVFKKVKDGARVRLHEGGVYSGDRRLILGAERTDDEINELMHEAKSGLVAHLEAFAGNTIEFIRSESPLLIDGIGIPDVDIDMNRRHVVIVAEEPSSAVDLKALKPFIKEYQPVLVGVGTGADVLRKAGYRPQLIVGDPDRISADALRCGAQVVLPADADGHAAGLERIQDLGVGAMTFPAAGSAADLALLLCDHHGASLIVTAGHSASIEEFFDRSRQQSNPSTFLTRLKVGEKLVDAKAVATLYRSRVSGGAIALLVLAMLVAVIVALWVSRADTALVEWVVDYWNRFALWVQGWVT, translated from the coding sequence ATGAAGATGTCAGCGCTGCTATCCCGTAATGCCAGCTCTCGACCCGGCATCACCGGCACAGCGCGGGTCGACCGCGACATCGATCGGCTGCTGCGACGCATCAACCCGGGCGACATCGTCGTCCTCGATGCTCTGGATCTGGACCGGATCACCGCAGACGCCCTCGTCGAAGCCGGTGTCACCGCGGTCGTGAACGCGTCGCCGTCGATATCGGGCCGATACCCCAACTTGGGCCCAGAGGTTCTGGTCGCCAACGGCGTCACCCTGATCGACGACACCGGCGATGAGGTGTTCAAGAAGGTCAAGGACGGTGCGCGGGTGCGCCTGCATGAGGGTGGTGTCTACTCCGGTGACCGGCGGCTGATCCTGGGCGCCGAACGGACTGACGACGAGATCAACGAGCTGATGCACGAGGCCAAGAGCGGGCTCGTGGCACATCTCGAGGCGTTCGCGGGTAACACCATCGAGTTCATTCGCAGCGAGAGCCCGCTGCTGATCGACGGCATCGGCATTCCCGACGTCGACATCGACATGAATCGACGCCACGTCGTCATCGTGGCCGAGGAGCCGAGTTCGGCCGTCGACCTCAAGGCGCTCAAGCCGTTCATCAAGGAGTACCAACCGGTGCTGGTGGGTGTCGGCACGGGAGCCGACGTGCTGCGCAAGGCCGGCTATCGCCCGCAGCTCATCGTCGGAGACCCCGACCGGATCAGCGCCGACGCGCTGCGATGCGGTGCGCAGGTCGTGCTGCCCGCCGACGCCGACGGACACGCGGCGGGCCTCGAGCGGATCCAGGACCTCGGTGTCGGGGCGATGACGTTCCCGGCTGCCGGTTCCGCCGCCGACCTGGCCTTGCTGCTCTGCGACCACCACGGCGCGTCGCTGATCGTGACCGCCGGCCACAGCGCGAGCATCGAGGAGTTCTTCGACCGGTCGCGTCAGCAGAGCAATCCGTCCACCTTCCTCACTCGGCTGAAGGTCGGCGAGAAGCTGGTCGATGCCAAGGCCGTCGCCACGCTGTATCGCAGCCGGGTCTCCGGCGGAGCCATCGCACTGCTTGTGCTCGCCATGCTGGTTGCGGTGATTGTCGCGCTGTGGGTGTCACGCGCAGATACCGCACTGGTGGAGTGGGTCGTCGACTACTGGAACCGGTTCGCGCTCTGGGTTCAGGGCTGGGTTACTTAG
- a CDS encoding CTP synthase, with translation MFVTGGVVSSLGKGLTASSLGQLLTARGLQVTMQKLDPYLNVDPGTMNPFQHGEVFVTEDGAETDLDVGHYERFLDRNLYGSANVTTGQVYSSVIAKERRGEYLGDTVQVIPHITDEIKRRILAMAERDPAGNRPDVVITEIGGTVGDIESLPFLEAARQVRHEVGRENCFFLHCSLVPFMAPSGELKTKPTQHSVAALRSIGISPDALILRCDRDVPEPLKNKIALMCDVDIDGVISTPDAPSIYDIPKVLHREELDAYVVRRLNLPFRDVDWTQWNDLLHRVHEPRETVRIALVGKYIDLSDAYLSVAEALRAGGFAHHAKVEMRWVASDDCETESGAAAALGDVHGILIPGGFGIRGIEGKIGAIRYARKRGLPVFGLCLGLQCIVIEAARSVGITEANSAEFDPNTPDPVISTMADQRDAVAGDADLGGTMRLGAYPAVLEPNSIVAQAYGTREVSERHRHRYEVNNSYRDRIAESGLRFSGTSPDGHLVEFVEYAADVHPFLVGTQAHPELKSRPTRPHPLFVAFVGAALSYKAEERLPGMDIPEHANGSEHADEVGQKLREAELAKTEARG, from the coding sequence ATGTTCGTGACCGGTGGCGTGGTTTCCTCCCTCGGGAAGGGCCTTACCGCATCCAGCCTCGGACAGTTGCTGACGGCGCGTGGCCTGCAGGTGACGATGCAGAAGCTGGACCCCTACCTCAACGTCGACCCTGGAACCATGAACCCGTTCCAGCACGGCGAGGTATTCGTGACCGAGGACGGCGCCGAGACCGACCTCGATGTCGGTCACTACGAGCGGTTCCTCGATCGCAATCTGTACGGGTCGGCGAATGTCACGACGGGGCAAGTGTATTCGTCGGTGATCGCCAAAGAGCGTCGCGGCGAGTATCTCGGAGACACAGTGCAGGTCATTCCGCACATCACCGACGAGATCAAGCGGCGCATCCTGGCGATGGCCGAGCGAGATCCCGCCGGCAACCGTCCCGACGTGGTGATCACCGAGATCGGCGGCACCGTCGGCGACATCGAATCACTGCCGTTCTTGGAGGCCGCCCGCCAGGTGCGCCACGAGGTCGGCCGCGAGAACTGCTTCTTCCTGCACTGCTCCCTGGTGCCGTTCATGGCGCCGTCCGGCGAGCTGAAAACCAAGCCGACGCAGCACTCGGTGGCCGCCCTGCGCAGCATCGGTATCAGCCCGGACGCGTTGATCCTGCGCTGCGACCGCGACGTGCCCGAGCCGTTGAAGAACAAGATCGCGCTCATGTGCGACGTGGACATCGACGGGGTGATCTCCACACCGGACGCCCCGTCGATCTATGACATCCCCAAGGTTCTGCACCGCGAGGAGTTGGACGCCTATGTGGTGCGCCGGCTGAACCTGCCGTTCCGTGACGTGGACTGGACCCAGTGGAACGACCTGCTGCACCGCGTGCACGAGCCGCGCGAGACGGTGCGAATCGCGCTGGTGGGCAAGTACATCGACCTGTCCGATGCCTATCTGTCGGTGGCCGAAGCGCTACGCGCCGGAGGCTTCGCCCACCACGCCAAGGTCGAGATGAGGTGGGTGGCCTCCGACGATTGCGAAACCGAGAGCGGTGCTGCCGCAGCACTCGGTGACGTCCACGGCATCCTGATTCCGGGCGGCTTCGGCATCCGCGGCATCGAGGGCAAGATCGGCGCCATCCGGTACGCGCGCAAACGGGGTCTGCCGGTCTTCGGGCTGTGTCTGGGATTGCAGTGCATCGTCATCGAGGCGGCGCGCTCGGTGGGGATCACCGAGGCCAACTCCGCGGAGTTCGATCCCAATACTCCCGATCCCGTCATCTCCACGATGGCGGATCAGCGCGATGCCGTCGCCGGCGACGCCGACCTGGGCGGTACCATGCGCCTCGGTGCTTACCCGGCGGTGTTGGAGCCCAATTCCATTGTGGCGCAGGCGTACGGGACCAGAGAGGTGTCCGAGCGGCATCGCCACCGCTACGAAGTCAACAATTCCTACCGCGACCGTATCGCCGAGAGCGGGCTGCGGTTCAGCGGGACGTCGCCGGACGGTCACCTCGTCGAGTTCGTCGAGTACGCCGCCGATGTTCACCCGTTCCTCGTCGGCACCCAGGCGCACCCCGAGCTGAAGAGCAGGCCCACCCGTCCGCATCCGTTGTTCGTCGCGTTCGTCGGCGCGGCGCTGAGCTACAAGGCCGAGGAGCGACTCCCCGGGATGGACATTCCGGAGCACGCGAACGGATCGGAGCATGCCGACGAGGTCGGACAAAAGTTGCGTGAGGCCGAGTTGGCAAAAACGGAGGCCCGTGGCTGA
- the recN gene encoding DNA repair protein RecN yields the protein MLSEIRIESLGAISTATAEFDRGLTVLTGETGTGKTMVVTGLHLLGGARADATRVRSGAARAVVEGRFTTSALGENVTAQIDEILDSSGAERDDDGSVIAARSVARDGPSRAFLGGRSVPAKSLGTFTTELLTLHGQNDQLRLMRPDEQRAALDRFVDVEKQLKRYRKLREDWVAARRDLVDRTQRARELAQEADQLKFALNEIDGVAPQPGEDDGLVGDIQRLSELDSVREAAQTARAALSGDDDPSPEIASAIGTVVQAKSAMEATDDSALRTLAAQLDGALAVIGDVASELGDYLAALPSDASTLEAKLLRQSELRTLTRKYAADIDGVLQWAQQSRERLAQLDVSEEALADLERQVVALHDDVVVAANDLTKARTKAAKGLAKAVTAELSGLAMADAEFTVSVAPLAARVDDTAPLTVSPGVTAHAGQYGVDGVEFGFAAHRGTDVLPLNKSASGGELSRVMLALEVVLAASTEGTTMVFDEVDAGVGGRAAVQIGRRLARLATTHQVIVVTHLPQVAAYADVHLVVDSGGRGKASGVRRLDDDERVAELARMLAGLGESDSGRAHARELLEAARQERGTSG from the coding sequence GTGCTATCCGAGATCCGTATCGAGTCGCTGGGCGCGATCAGCACTGCGACCGCCGAGTTCGATCGCGGTCTCACCGTGCTCACCGGCGAGACAGGTACGGGCAAGACCATGGTGGTCACGGGTCTGCACCTGCTCGGCGGTGCACGCGCAGATGCCACGCGCGTGCGCTCGGGCGCCGCACGCGCTGTCGTCGAAGGCCGGTTCACCACCAGTGCGCTTGGCGAGAACGTCACCGCCCAGATCGATGAGATTCTCGATTCTTCGGGAGCGGAGCGTGACGACGACGGCAGCGTCATCGCCGCGCGCTCGGTGGCCCGCGACGGCCCGTCACGCGCCTTCCTAGGTGGGCGCAGTGTGCCCGCGAAGTCATTGGGCACCTTCACCACCGAACTGCTCACCCTGCACGGCCAGAACGATCAGCTTCGGCTGATGCGTCCCGACGAGCAGCGTGCGGCACTGGACCGATTCGTCGACGTCGAGAAGCAGCTGAAGCGCTACCGAAAGCTGCGCGAAGACTGGGTGGCCGCTCGTCGTGATCTCGTCGACCGCACGCAGCGAGCGCGCGAGCTTGCGCAGGAGGCAGACCAACTCAAGTTCGCGCTCAACGAGATCGACGGCGTCGCACCGCAACCCGGTGAGGATGACGGACTCGTCGGCGACATCCAGCGGCTGTCGGAGCTGGACTCGGTGCGGGAAGCGGCGCAAACCGCACGTGCCGCGCTGTCCGGCGACGACGACCCTTCACCCGAAATCGCTTCGGCGATCGGCACTGTGGTGCAGGCGAAGTCGGCAATGGAAGCCACCGACGACTCCGCATTGCGCACACTGGCCGCACAACTCGACGGCGCATTGGCCGTGATCGGTGATGTGGCAAGCGAACTCGGCGACTACCTGGCCGCGCTGCCCAGCGATGCGAGCACGCTGGAGGCGAAGCTGTTACGGCAGAGCGAGCTGCGCACACTGACACGCAAGTACGCCGCCGACATCGACGGTGTCCTGCAATGGGCGCAGCAGTCGCGCGAACGCCTGGCGCAGCTCGACGTGTCCGAAGAAGCGCTCGCCGATCTCGAACGCCAGGTCGTCGCGCTGCACGACGATGTTGTCGTCGCGGCCAATGACCTCACCAAGGCGAGGACCAAGGCGGCCAAGGGTTTGGCCAAGGCGGTGACCGCCGAGCTGTCGGGTCTGGCGATGGCCGACGCCGAGTTCACGGTGTCGGTGGCGCCGCTGGCCGCGCGCGTCGATGACACCGCTCCGCTGACTGTGTCCCCGGGTGTGACGGCGCACGCGGGTCAGTACGGCGTCGACGGTGTGGAATTCGGCTTCGCGGCACACCGGGGCACCGATGTGCTGCCACTGAACAAGAGCGCATCCGGCGGTGAGCTGTCGCGGGTGATGCTCGCACTCGAGGTCGTGCTGGCCGCGTCGACCGAGGGAACGACGATGGTCTTCGACGAGGTCGACGCGGGAGTCGGCGGGCGCGCGGCAGTGCAGATCGGCCGACGACTGGCGCGGCTGGCCACTACCCACCAGGTCATCGTCGTCACACACCTGCCCCAGGTAGCCGCCTACGCCGACGTCCACCTGGTGGTCGACAGTGGGGGGCGGGGCAAGGCCAGCGGGGTACGCCGGCTCGACGACGACGAACGTGTGGCCGAGTTGGCCCGCATGCTGGCGGGCCTGGGGGAGTCGGACAGCGGCCGAGCGCATGCCCGCGAGCTACTGGAAGCGGCGCGACAAGAGCGAGGGACGAGCGGCTAG
- a CDS encoding VOC family protein, with translation MTNISVRYIVDDVDAAVDFYTSLFQFEVAMRPGPGFAMLRRAGLRLLLNSPGGGGGAGQSLADGSRPEPGGWNRFQLQVDDLDEAVADLRKAGAHLRGDVITGRGGRQALVPDPAGNLVELFEAYT, from the coding sequence ATGACCAATATCAGCGTTCGCTACATCGTCGACGATGTCGATGCTGCGGTGGACTTCTACACATCCCTTTTCCAGTTCGAGGTGGCGATGCGGCCCGGGCCGGGTTTTGCGATGCTCCGCCGCGCAGGGCTGCGGCTGTTGCTGAACTCGCCGGGTGGCGGCGGTGGCGCCGGCCAGTCGCTCGCGGACGGCAGTCGACCAGAACCCGGAGGTTGGAACCGATTTCAGCTTCAAGTGGACGATCTGGACGAGGCCGTGGCCGATCTACGAAAGGCCGGCGCGCACTTGCGGGGCGACGTGATCACCGGCAGGGGCGGGCGGCAGGCGCTCGTGCCGGACCCGGCGGGCAACCTCGTCGAGCTATTCGAGGCCTACACATAA
- the xerD gene encoding site-specific tyrosine recombinase XerD: MTISSPLRASGSPAFRSALDDQIQGYLDHLTIERGVAVNTLTSYRRDLRRYSEHLAPRGIDDLAKVTESDVSDFLVALRRGDPDAGTVPLSAVSAARALIAVRGLHRFAEAEGLTALNVASAVKPPTPSRRLPKSLTIDEVLALLDGAGGDSEADGPLTLRNRALLELLYSTGARISEAVGLDVDDIDTRARSVLLRGKGGKQRLVPVGRPAVSALDAYFVRGRPELARRGRGTPAIFLNARGGRLSRQSAWQVLQDAAERAGITSAVSPHVLRHSFATHLLDGGADVRVVQELLGHASVTTTQIYTMVTVTALREVWAGAHPRAQ, translated from the coding sequence ATGACGATTTCGTCTCCTCTTCGCGCAAGCGGCTCACCGGCTTTTCGGTCGGCCCTCGATGACCAGATCCAGGGCTACCTCGACCACCTGACCATCGAGCGCGGCGTCGCGGTCAACACGTTGACGTCCTACCGACGGGACCTGCGCCGCTACTCCGAACACCTCGCGCCGCGTGGCATCGACGACCTGGCGAAGGTGACCGAATCCGACGTCAGCGATTTCCTCGTCGCCCTGCGCCGGGGTGATCCCGACGCGGGAACCGTCCCGCTGTCGGCGGTATCGGCGGCGCGCGCCCTGATCGCCGTCCGTGGGCTGCACCGCTTCGCCGAGGCGGAGGGTCTCACCGCGCTCAACGTCGCTTCGGCGGTCAAACCGCCGACACCGAGCCGGCGACTGCCCAAGAGCCTGACCATCGACGAGGTGCTGGCCCTGCTGGACGGCGCCGGTGGTGACAGCGAGGCGGACGGGCCGCTGACGCTGCGCAACCGGGCGCTGCTCGAACTGCTCTACTCGACCGGGGCGAGGATCTCGGAGGCCGTCGGCCTCGACGTCGACGATATCGATACCAGGGCACGGTCGGTGCTGCTGCGAGGCAAGGGCGGTAAGCAGCGGCTGGTTCCAGTCGGCCGACCGGCGGTCAGCGCGCTGGATGCCTACTTCGTGCGCGGACGCCCCGAGCTGGCCCGCCGCGGGCGCGGCACCCCGGCGATCTTCCTCAACGCCAGGGGCGGACGGCTCTCGCGCCAGAGTGCGTGGCAGGTGCTGCAGGACGCCGCCGAACGGGCCGGCATCACGTCTGCGGTGTCGCCACATGTCCTGCGCCATTCCTTCGCCACCCATCTGCTCGACGGCGGCGCCGACGTCCGCGTGGTCCAGGAACTGCTTGGCCACGCGTCGGTCACCACGACGCAGATCTACACGATGGTGACCGTGACCGCGCTGCGAGAGGTCTGGGCCGGAGCCCACCCGCGCGCGCAGTGA
- a CDS encoding NUDIX domain-containing protein → MADHDFETVDSEIIYVGSIFALRADEVRMPGGKTAKREVIEHYGAVGIVALDDDNNIAMVYQYRHPIGRRLWELPAGLLDAGDEEPHLTAARELEEEAGLAAADWRVLADLVSTPGFTDESVRVYLATGLTEVARPEAHDEEADLELKWFPLVEAVRMIFAGEIVNSLAVAGILAAHAMPNTGELRPVDAPWTDRPHGLAERKAAR, encoded by the coding sequence GTGGCTGACCACGATTTCGAGACTGTCGACTCCGAAATCATTTATGTCGGAAGCATTTTTGCACTACGCGCCGATGAGGTGCGCATGCCAGGCGGGAAGACCGCCAAGCGTGAAGTCATCGAGCACTACGGCGCGGTCGGCATCGTCGCCCTGGACGACGACAACAACATCGCGATGGTCTACCAGTACCGGCACCCGATCGGCCGTCGGCTCTGGGAGCTGCCGGCGGGCCTGCTGGATGCGGGCGACGAAGAGCCCCATCTCACCGCGGCCCGTGAGCTGGAGGAGGAGGCAGGCCTCGCCGCCGCGGACTGGCGCGTTCTCGCCGATCTCGTGTCGACACCGGGCTTCACCGATGAGAGTGTGCGGGTTTACCTGGCGACCGGCCTGACCGAGGTCGCACGACCCGAGGCCCACGACGAGGAAGCCGATCTCGAGCTGAAGTGGTTTCCACTGGTCGAGGCGGTGCGGATGATATTTGCCGGCGAGATCGTCAATTCGCTTGCAGTGGCGGGCATCCTGGCCGCGCACGCAATGCCGAACACGGGTGAGCTACGGCCCGTCGACGCGCCGTGGACCGATCGGCCGCACGGGTTGGCGGAGCGCAAGGCCGCACGATGA
- a CDS encoding copper transporter, with the protein MISLRSHAISLAAVFLALAIGVALGSGLLSNTVLSGLKDDKHELQDQINTLTDDKNAINEKLSAAGDFDSQMAPRILGDSLAGKSVVLFRTPDAAVDDVEALTRLIGAAGGTVTGTVGLTPEFVNANSAEKLLSVVNSPIVPAGKQLSTTSVDQGSQAGDLLGISLLINRDPKVSVVDDTQRDTVLATLRDTGFITYGNERVGAANTALIVTGGALPDDAGNQGSTVARFAAGMAPHGSGTVLVGRDGSASGTAAVAVVRSDASLSTAVGTVDDIDSESGRLTSVLALGDLAAGGKPGQYGIGQGAASVTIPQ; encoded by the coding sequence ATGATCTCCCTGCGCTCACATGCGATTTCACTCGCGGCGGTGTTCCTCGCCTTGGCCATCGGCGTCGCGCTGGGTTCTGGTCTGCTGTCCAACACCGTGCTGTCCGGCCTCAAGGACGACAAGCACGAGTTGCAGGACCAGATCAACACGCTCACCGACGACAAGAACGCCATCAATGAAAAGCTGAGTGCCGCAGGGGACTTCGATTCTCAGATGGCGCCCCGGATCTTGGGCGACTCGCTTGCGGGGAAATCGGTGGTGCTGTTTCGGACGCCGGATGCGGCGGTCGACGACGTAGAAGCGTTGACACGCCTGATCGGCGCGGCAGGCGGCACGGTCACCGGAACCGTGGGGCTGACGCCCGAGTTCGTCAACGCCAACTCGGCCGAGAAGCTGCTGTCGGTGGTGAACTCGCCGATCGTGCCCGCGGGGAAACAGCTGAGCACCACCTCGGTGGACCAGGGCTCGCAGGCCGGCGATCTGCTGGGCATCAGCCTGCTGATCAACCGGGACCCGAAGGTGTCGGTCGTCGACGACACGCAGCGTGACACCGTGCTGGCGACGCTGCGCGATACCGGCTTCATCACCTACGGCAACGAGCGCGTCGGCGCGGCCAACACCGCACTCATCGTGACCGGCGGTGCGCTGCCCGACGATGCCGGAAACCAGGGCTCCACGGTCGCCAGGTTCGCGGCCGGCATGGCTCCGCACGGGTCCGGCACAGTGCTGGTCGGACGCGATGGGTCGGCCTCCGGTACCGCCGCGGTGGCCGTGGTGAGGTCCGACGCCTCGCTGAGTACTGCGGTCGGCACCGTCGACGACATCGACTCGGAGTCCGGGCGGCTCACCTCGGTGCTGGCACTCGGCGATCTGGCCGCAGGCGGAAAGCCCGGTCAATACGGCATCGGCCAGGGCGCCGCGTCGGTAACCATCCCGCAATAA
- a CDS encoding TetR/AcrR family transcriptional regulator, translating to MSQKSQPDPRVEHSRRAICRAALEEFAEAGFAGFRMESVAARAGVGRSTLYRHWPDKAALIADALETLNVQPNPDRELASGTARQRVELLLGHLVRALTDSPVAACVPALIHATETDAAVREFFHRYSAARRHRLTDAIAAGVRDGQFPARIDAEAASVALSGAVFYRRLMTAEVLDEAFVAELIDTVLQ from the coding sequence ATGTCCCAAAAAAGTCAGCCGGATCCTCGGGTCGAGCACAGCCGAAGGGCGATATGTCGCGCCGCCCTCGAGGAGTTCGCCGAGGCGGGATTCGCCGGCTTTCGGATGGAGTCCGTGGCTGCGCGTGCCGGTGTCGGACGCAGCACCCTGTACCGGCACTGGCCCGACAAGGCGGCACTTATCGCCGACGCGCTCGAGACCCTCAACGTGCAACCGAACCCGGACCGCGAACTCGCTTCCGGCACGGCCCGGCAGCGCGTCGAACTGCTGCTGGGCCATCTCGTGCGTGCGCTCACCGACTCGCCGGTGGCGGCCTGTGTCCCCGCCCTCATTCATGCGACGGAAACCGATGCGGCGGTCCGCGAGTTCTTTCACCGCTACTCGGCGGCGCGGCGCCATCGCCTGACCGACGCCATTGCCGCGGGCGTGCGCGATGGACAGTTTCCTGCCCGCATCGATGCCGAGGCCGCTTCAGTTGCGCTGTCCGGTGCGGTGTTCTACCGGCGACTGATGACGGCAGAGGTCCTCGACGAGGCATTCGTCGCCGAGTTGATCGACACCGTGCTGCAGTGA
- a CDS encoding flavin-containing monooxygenase — MTEHDVAIVGAGPAGVSVALSLRDRGLRPLLIDRADHVASSWRKRYDRLKLNTGRPFSHLPNRPYPEGTAMFPTRDDVVAHLERHAGEDGIELRLASEAQRIERRHGGWRIRTSTGDVDTRQVVVATGNQNTAHVPQFPGAHGFIPDVLHSSEYRNPDPYRDRKVLVVGSGSSGMEIAHDLATGGAAKVWLTMRTPPNILLRSLPGGLPGDLVSLPLYRLPVRMADAIGRAARRKNLGDLTEFGLPIPEEGVMARVKHYEQVPALVDMEVIGAIRNRSIEVVATVESFDGDAVVLVDGSRLEPHAVVLATGYRPGLEPLVGYLGVLDARGKPVVWGERAAAQGLRFIGYDVRPSLIGYMAKQSKRMAKRIAHELSAP, encoded by the coding sequence ATGACCGAGCATGACGTTGCAATCGTCGGTGCGGGCCCGGCAGGTGTCTCGGTAGCGCTCAGTTTGCGCGACCGCGGATTACGTCCATTGCTGATCGACCGGGCCGATCACGTCGCCTCCTCGTGGCGCAAGCGGTACGACCGGCTGAAACTGAACACCGGCAGACCGTTCTCGCATCTGCCGAACCGTCCGTACCCCGAGGGCACGGCGATGTTTCCCACCCGCGACGACGTCGTCGCGCACCTCGAGCGGCACGCCGGCGAAGACGGCATCGAATTGCGGCTGGCAAGCGAGGCGCAGCGCATCGAGCGCAGACACGGCGGTTGGCGCATCCGCACCTCCACGGGCGACGTCGATACCCGGCAAGTCGTCGTAGCGACCGGCAACCAGAACACTGCGCACGTCCCGCAATTTCCGGGAGCGCACGGGTTCATCCCAGACGTGCTGCACTCGTCGGAATACCGCAACCCGGACCCCTATCGGGACAGAAAGGTGTTGGTGGTCGGCTCCGGGTCGTCGGGAATGGAGATCGCGCACGACCTTGCGACGGGCGGGGCGGCGAAGGTCTGGTTGACGATGCGCACGCCACCGAACATCTTGCTGCGGTCACTTCCCGGCGGGCTGCCCGGCGATCTCGTTTCACTACCGCTCTACCGCTTGCCGGTCCGGATGGCCGATGCGATCGGCCGGGCCGCACGCCGCAAGAACCTCGGCGACCTCACGGAGTTCGGCCTGCCAATCCCCGAAGAGGGCGTTATGGCCCGCGTGAAGCACTACGAGCAGGTGCCTGCGCTGGTCGACATGGAGGTCATCGGCGCGATTAGGAATCGGTCCATTGAAGTGGTCGCGACCGTCGAGTCCTTCGACGGCGACGCGGTAGTGCTCGTCGACGGTTCGCGGTTGGAGCCGCACGCCGTCGTGCTTGCCACCGGCTACCGGCCCGGGCTGGAACCGCTGGTCGGCTACCTCGGCGTGCTTGACGCAAGGGGTAAACCGGTGGTCTGGGGCGAACGGGCTGCCGCGCAAGGGCTCCGCTTCATCGGCTATGACGTCCGGCCGTCGCTGATCGGTTACATGGCCAAGCAGTCCAAGCGGATGGCAAAACGGATCGCGCACGAACTCTCAGCGCCCTAG